Proteins encoded in a region of the Carassius gibelio isolate Cgi1373 ecotype wild population from Czech Republic chromosome B5, carGib1.2-hapl.c, whole genome shotgun sequence genome:
- the LOC127958891 gene encoding pro-MCH 2-like, which yields MKLSVGTVLITVALLSECYFRTAAIPMAKAEDTEPDLQGLSENLEEKSLGIAPGNSRIIVVADSNLLRTLTSLNRGLPHLSPPESLLSTERRDVGTDLSPSIAIIKKDTMRCMVGRVYRPCWEV from the coding sequence ATGAAGCTTTCTGTTGGTACCGTCCTCATCACTGTGGCACTTTTGTCCGAATGCTACTTCAGAACTGCTGCCATCCCCATGGCCAAAGCTGAAGACACAGAGCCAGATCTGCAAGGCTTGAGCGAGAACTTGGAGGAGAAATCTCTGGGTATTGCACCAGGCAACTCCAGGATCATCGTGGTGGCCGACTCCAATCTGCTGAGAACCCTAACATCTCTGAACAGAGGACTCCCTCATCTCAGTCCCCCCGAGAGCCTTCTCAGTACAGAGCGCAGAGATGTTGGAACAGACCTGAGCCCAAGCATCGCCATCATCAAAAAGGACACCATGAGGTGCATGGTGGGAAGAGTGTATCGACCATGTTGGGAGGTGTAG